The Spiroplasma citri genome has a segment encoding these proteins:
- a CDS encoding adenylosuccinate synthase — MSGTNYRTLAIVGSQWGDEGKGKITDYFAQQADLIVRWAGGDNAGHTIVIKGTKYKLSIVPSGVFNKKSMNVIGNGCVVNLRKLVSEISYLQEHGFDCKNLRISDRVHLIFPYHMKIDELQEEYRQKDSIGTTKKGIGPCYQDKAERIGIRLGDLFDEKGFLQKLENNLKFKNEVLTKVFNSKGFDPKLIWKEYLALFQQIKSLVTDTSILVDNAIHNHQKVLFEGAQGVMLDLDHGTYPFVTSSNPTASSIPVGVGIAPRYINNVLGIVKAYNTRVGTGPFPSEIFGEVETYIREAGHEYGTVSGRARRIGWFDGILMKHSLRISGYTSMAIMLLDVLTTIKELKICVGYEYQGQQIDYVPSTIKEYEMCKPILITMPGWDEDISNVTTFEGLPHNAQQYLMKLEEIVGVPISLFSVGPDREQTILMNKEIF, encoded by the coding sequence ATGAGTGGTACAAATTATCGAACATTAGCAATTGTTGGGAGCCAGTGAGGTGATGAAGGAAAGGGCAAAATTACCGATTATTTTGCTCAACAAGCAGATCTTATTGTTCGTTGAGCTGGTGGTGATAATGCTGGACATACAATTGTCATTAAAGGAACAAAATATAAGTTAAGTATTGTTCCTTCTGGTGTTTTTAATAAAAAATCAATGAATGTAATTGGGAATGGTTGCGTTGTTAATTTACGTAAATTAGTTAGTGAAATTAGTTATTTACAAGAACATGGTTTTGATTGTAAAAATTTACGAATTAGTGATCGTGTCCATTTAATTTTTCCATATCATATGAAAATTGATGAGTTGCAAGAAGAGTATCGTCAAAAAGACTCAATTGGAACAACAAAAAAAGGAATTGGCCCTTGTTATCAAGATAAAGCCGAACGAATTGGCATTAGACTAGGTGATTTGTTTGATGAAAAAGGATTTTTACAAAAATTAGAAAATAATTTAAAATTTAAAAATGAAGTTTTAACAAAAGTTTTTAATAGTAAAGGATTTGACCCAAAATTAATTTGAAAAGAATATTTGGCATTATTTCAACAAATTAAATCTTTAGTAACTGATACTTCAATTTTAGTTGATAATGCAATTCATAATCATCAAAAGGTTTTATTTGAAGGAGCACAAGGTGTAATGTTAGACTTAGATCACGGTACTTATCCTTTTGTTACTTCATCAAATCCAACAGCATCTTCAATTCCTGTTGGTGTTGGGATTGCACCTCGTTATATTAACAATGTTTTAGGAATCGTTAAAGCATATAATACCCGTGTTGGGACAGGACCATTTCCATCCGAAATTTTTGGGGAAGTTGAAACGTATATTCGTGAAGCAGGACATGAATATGGAACTGTATCTGGGCGAGCACGACGAATTGGGTGATTTGATGGTATTTTAATGAAACATTCACTGCGAATTAGTGGTTATACTAGTATGGCAATTATGTTATTAGATGTTTTAACTACTATTAAGGAATTAAAAATTTGTGTTGGATATGAATATCAGGGGCAACAAATTGATTATGTTCCAAGTACAATTAAAGAATATGAGATGTGTAAACCAATTTTAATAACAATGCCGGGATGAGATGAAGACATTAGTAATGTTACAACATTTGAAGGTTTACCACATAATGCCCAACAATATTTAATGAAATTAGAAGAAATTGTTGGTGTTCCAATTAGTTTATTTTCTGTTGGTCCTGATCGTGAACAAACTATTTTAATGAATAAGGAGATTTTTTAA
- a CDS encoding IS30 family transposase, translating to MYSHLSFMDKVKLEQLLLSKMFLKNNGEQNISAIAKCLNRHRSTILREIKRFKTTDEYSAYKSDKMYYKKRKKNNKRCKFTEEQINFIQIRFNKYHDSPSELIYRYFLKFGVKFPVCVKTLYKWIRLGFYGFLKQNLRHRGKKYKTKGKSDNRGKLTDFKSIWDIENKVSNVGWFEMDTVVGKEHLSSCLVLVEQSSRKYFAIKFENHTAMEVLVKFKEMVINNNLMGKMKGIITDRGKEFSKWREMEIFAETQVYFCDAGKPRQKPLIEKINGELRHWFPPGTDFNKVSQKRLDWVVNDVINEKLRPVLNWRTAKDVFIDNFR from the coding sequence ATGTATAGTCATTTAAGTTTTATGGATAAAGTTAAATTAGAACAATTATTATTATCAAAAATGTTTTTAAAAAATAATGGTGAACAGAATATTTCTGCAATCGCTAAATGTTTGAATAGACATCGTAGTACTATTTTACGAGAAATTAAGCGTTTTAAAACTACTGATGAATATAGTGCTTATAAGTCAGATAAAATGTATTATAAGAAAAGAAAAAAGAATAATAAAAGATGTAAATTTACGGAAGAACAGATTAATTTTATTCAAATTAGATTTAATAAATATCACGATTCACCGTCAGAACTTATTTATCGTTATTTTTTAAAATTTGGTGTTAAATTTCCGGTTTGTGTTAAAACATTGTATAAATGAATTCGTTTAGGTTTTTATGGTTTTTTAAAACAGAATTTGCGACATCGTGGAAAAAAATATAAAACAAAAGGAAAATCTGATAATCGTGGTAAATTAACTGATTTTAAGTCAATTTGAGATATTGAAAATAAAGTTTCTAATGTTGGATGATTTGAAATGGATACTGTTGTTGGAAAAGAACATTTATCTAGTTGTTTAGTTTTAGTAGAACAATCAAGTAGAAAATATTTTGCAATAAAATTTGAAAATCATACTGCTATGGAAGTTCTAGTAAAATTTAAAGAGATGGTTATAAATAATAATTTAATGGGTAAAATGAAAGGAATAATAACAGATAGAGGTAAAGAATTTAGTAAATGACGAGAAATGGAAATATTTGCTGAAACACAAGTTTATTTTTGTGATGCTGGTAAACCTCGTCAAAAACCTTTAATTGAAAAAATAAATGGTGAATTAAGACATTGATTTCCTCCTGGAACTGATTTTAATAAGGTTAGTCAGAAACGATTAGATTGAGTAGTTAATGATGTAATAAATGAAAAATTAAGGCCTGTTCTGAATTGAAGAACAGCAAAAGATGTATTTATAGATAATTTTAGATAA
- a CDS encoding spiroplasma phage ORF1-like family protein: MKKSLSLFAIFILTFLGLVIPFITLTAFRPLNEEQYTLKQESSTGKGINETDFINTMFLRSSFFENWSETNYFINPTLKTSKNLLFNDKWYLDFLQDSYSTGVVYDKPGEIFLNYYRQWHSLKNKYMVEKFYDVKKENFLNDLTDFIYAFAVKYKMFDVSKEIVENVDRYKENHYPRVKLNQDNWKLIDKNNFDNEFSTKNNKSYLFLNLFDVGRYGIYLAKNNGNISQKRNNIWYLETYNPKDFVMFNTANIKSLYRWDGDSEPQLPTIDKNTGEITDWNSYQQTRVKEFIGLSLYSVLQENIRVQQGGSADYENPNKVGTKRIIFDFETVDELDVKNIKKAIYRMILTVDEANLIISGSLELNNINNDDLSFNFSFMRTGMGEVFNFNGSIYSSLNSKDLKYYQQFSGQFDLSKFLQSFFASALVPVFQNRSSFIENGYIDNLQYDTVLVNFFALKLQNFNNILLSENINDKLQFDKLLNSMFKISQKFYTNYLRTIFDLENNTYVQGYNKKYGLLVNNGFKIYPRYFYFSDKYKQLDIKLYSAFKNRFYTINNYGSVFNYDFSVANNYNIKLNSGYVFGGNLQNKYGLQYKKIEEQKIGYNVFELQAQKENDMYRYYDFNFGIYNWQEINNGGLFPDKQWFQVQYITPKGWWDLETHIKNAVIWIVNTIPGVKQVNELASGVGKVFEAVYIFFSQIFEVWKFNPALYSTITNIFLLIIFMKFVRLI; encoded by the coding sequence ATGAAAAAATCGTTATCTTTATTTGCCATATTTATTTTAACTTTTTTGGGTTTGGTTATTCCATTTATTACTTTAACGGCGTTTAGACCCTTAAATGAGGAGCAATATACGCTTAAACAAGAAAGTAGTACTGGTAAAGGTATTAATGAAACTGATTTTATTAATACAATGTTTTTACGCAGTAGTTTTTTTGAAAATTGGTCGGAAACAAATTATTTTATTAATCCAACTTTAAAAACATCAAAAAATTTATTGTTTAATGATAAATGGTATTTAGATTTTTTACAAGATAGTTATTCAACCGGAGTTGTTTATGATAAACCTGGTGAAATATTTTTGAATTATTATCGACAATGACATAGTTTAAAAAATAAGTATATGGTTGAAAAATTTTATGATGTTAAAAAAGAGAATTTTTTGAATGATTTAACTGATTTTATTTATGCTTTTGCTGTAAAATATAAGATGTTTGATGTATCGAAAGAAATTGTGGAAAATGTTGACCGTTATAAAGAAAATCATTATCCAAGAGTTAAGTTAAACCAAGATAATTGAAAATTAATTGATAAAAATAATTTTGATAATGAATTTAGTACAAAAAATAATAAATCATATTTATTTCTTAATTTATTTGATGTAGGTAGATATGGTATATATTTAGCAAAAAATAATGGTAATATATCACAAAAAAGAAATAATATTTGATATTTAGAAACATATAATCCAAAAGATTTCGTAATGTTTAACACTGCAAATATAAAATCACTTTATCGTTGAGATGGGGATAGTGAACCACAATTACCAACTATCGACAAAAACACCGGTGAAATTACTGACTGAAATAGTTATCAACAAACTCGCGTAAAAGAATTTATTGGTTTGTCTTTATATTCTGTTTTGCAAGAAAATATTAGGGTTCAGCAAGGCGGAAGTGCTGATTATGAAAATCCGAATAAGGTTGGTACAAAGCGGATAATTTTTGATTTTGAGACGGTTGATGAGTTGGATGTTAAAAATATTAAAAAAGCAATTTATCGGATGATTTTGACTGTTGATGAAGCAAATTTAATTATTTCTGGTAGTTTAGAGTTAAATAATATTAATAATGATGATTTAAGTTTTAATTTTAGTTTTATGCGAACGGGAATGGGTGAGGTTTTTAATTTTAATGGTTCAATTTATTCATCATTAAATAGTAAAGATTTAAAGTATTATCAACAGTTTAGCGGTCAGTTTGATTTATCTAAGTTTTTACAGTCGTTTTTTGCAAGTGCATTGGTGCCAGTGTTTCAAAATCGTAGTTCTTTTATTGAAAATGGATATATTGATAATTTACAATATGATACTGTTTTAGTTAACTTTTTTGCGTTGAAATTACAAAATTTTAATAATATTTTGTTGAGTGAAAATATTAACGATAAATTACAATTTGATAAATTATTAAATAGTATGTTTAAGATTTCACAGAAATTTTATACTAATTATTTACGTACGATTTTTGATTTAGAAAATAATACTTATGTTCAAGGTTATAATAAAAAATATGGTTTGTTAGTAAATAATGGTTTTAAAATTTACCCACGATATTTTTATTTTTCTGATAAATATAAGCAATTAGATATTAAATTATATTCAGCATTTAAAAATCGGTTTTATACCATTAATAATTATGGTAGTGTTTTTAATTATGATTTTTCGGTTGCTAATAATTATAATATTAAGTTAAATTCCGGTTATGTTTTTGGAGGTAATTTACAAAATAAATATGGTTTGCAATATAAAAAAATTGAAGAACAAAAAATCGGTTATAATGTTTTTGAATTACAAGCACAAAAAGAAAATGATATGTACCGATATTATGATTTTAATTTTGGGATTTATAATTGACAAGAAATTAATAATGGTGGGTTGTTCCCCGATAAGCAATGATTTCAAGTGCAATATATAACTCCTAAAGGTTGATGAGATTTAGAAACTCATATTAAAAATGCGGTGATTTGAATTGTTAATACTATTCCGGGAGTTAAACAAGTTAACGAATTAGCGAGTGGTGTTGGTAAGGTTTTTGAAGCAGTATATATTTTTTTTAGTCAAATATTTGAGGTATGAAAATTTAATCCAGCATTGTATAGTACAATAACAAATATCTTTTTATTAATTATTTTTATGAAATTTGTGCGATTAATATAA
- a CDS encoding CTP synthase, with protein MAKYIFVTGGVVSGLGKGITASSIGVLLKASGLNVFMQKFDPYLNVDPGTMSPYQHGEVFVTTDGAETDLDLGHYERFIDENLTKESNITSGRIYKNVIEKERRGEYDGGTVQVVPHVTNEIKKKVYHAASTSKADIIITEIGGTVGDIESLPFIEAIRQVRMEQGRENVIYMHVSLVPYIAASKESKTKPTQHSVRELLSLGIQPDIVVARTEQALDDNVLEKIALFCNIEKSNVLVATDVASIYEVPLKMYEQNAQIVISKLLNLKITKTDMSEWKRFVEKINQSQQVIEIKLVGKYIELPDAYLSVSESLRIAGYENKVKIKIDWIKAEDVNKKNYQQLLKNAKGILVPGGFDERGFEGKILACQFARENNIPFFGICFGMQAAVIEFARNVCHIQDANSSELTETKNAIIDIIRGKDKTDALGGTLRLGNYKTTFVPNTLAHKLYGKNEALERHRHRYEVNNDYREQLAQAGLVFSGLYVEKNLVEVIEIPKYPFYLAAQYHPEFTSRPNKPNPLFNGFVQAVIKNK; from the coding sequence ATGGCAAAATATATTTTTGTAACTGGTGGAGTTGTTAGTGGTTTAGGGAAAGGGATTACAGCTTCTTCAATTGGTGTTTTATTAAAAGCAAGTGGGTTAAATGTTTTTATGCAAAAATTTGATCCATATTTAAATGTTGATCCTGGAACAATGAGCCCTTATCAACATGGTGAAGTTTTTGTAACAACAGATGGTGCAGAAACAGATTTAGATTTAGGACATTATGAACGTTTTATTGATGAAAATTTAACTAAAGAATCAAATATTACTTCAGGACGAATATATAAAAATGTAATTGAAAAAGAACGTCGTGGCGAATATGATGGTGGAACAGTTCAAGTTGTTCCACATGTTACAAATGAAATTAAAAAGAAAGTTTATCATGCTGCATCAACTTCAAAAGCAGATATTATTATTACTGAAATTGGGGGGACAGTTGGAGATATTGAATCGTTACCTTTTATTGAAGCAATTCGTCAAGTTCGAATGGAACAAGGACGAGAAAATGTTATTTATATGCATGTTTCCTTAGTTCCATATATTGCAGCATCAAAAGAATCAAAGACAAAGCCAACCCAACATTCAGTCCGAGAACTATTATCACTGGGGATTCAACCAGATATTGTTGTTGCCCGCACTGAACAAGCTCTAGATGATAACGTCCTTGAAAAAATTGCTCTATTTTGTAATATCGAAAAAAGTAATGTTTTAGTAGCTACTGATGTTGCTAGTATTTATGAAGTACCATTAAAAATGTATGAACAAAATGCTCAAATAGTAATTAGTAAGTTATTAAATTTAAAAATCACTAAAACTGATATGTCAGAATGAAAACGGTTTGTTGAAAAAATTAATCAGTCTCAACAAGTAATTGAAATTAAATTAGTTGGAAAATATATTGAACTTCCAGATGCTTATTTATCAGTTAGTGAATCGTTGCGAATTGCTGGATATGAAAATAAGGTTAAAATTAAAATTGATTGAATTAAAGCAGAAGATGTTAATAAAAAAAATTATCAACAATTATTAAAAAATGCCAAAGGCATTTTAGTTCCTGGTGGCTTTGATGAACGTGGTTTTGAAGGGAAAATTTTAGCATGCCAATTTGCTCGTGAAAATAACATTCCGTTTTTTGGAATTTGTTTTGGAATGCAAGCAGCTGTAATTGAATTTGCCCGTAATGTTTGTCATATTCAAGATGCTAATTCTTCAGAATTAACAGAAACAAAAAATGCAATTATTGACATTATTCGTGGAAAAGATAAAACTGATGCTTTAGGAGGAACATTACGCTTAGGTAATTATAAAACAACTTTTGTTCCAAACACATTAGCCCATAAATTATATGGCAAAAATGAGGCTTTAGAACGTCATCGTCATCGCTATGAAGTTAATAATGATTATCGTGAACAATTAGCGCAAGCAGGGCTAGTATTTAGTGGCCTTTATGTTGAGAAAAACTTAGTAGAAGTCATTGAAATCCCCAAATACCCTTTTTACCTTGCTGCTCAATATCATCCCGAATTTACTTCTCGCCCAAATAAACCGAATCCATTATTTAATGGTTTTGTGCAAGCAGTAATTAAAAATAAATAA
- a CDS encoding lipoprotein, with protein sequence MKKILSLLGAITLIGTSTTSLVACNTQYSEDELKKLKQENQINTKDQNIKDNLEWIAPQEKPFNKVDNKWYYVVWRGNENKEWYLSKFNNDIDLNSISLKRKLDHYIEHDLLVCPKGLAINRYDFTYEASKWWEINSNYFKSVYRWNLDTAEPNLVIDTDGNVKVKGE encoded by the coding sequence ATGAAAAAGATATTAAGTCTTTTAGGAGCAATCACTCTAATTGGTACAAGCACAACAAGTTTAGTTGCTTGTAACACACAATATAGCGAAGATGAATTAAAAAAACTAAAACAAGAAAACCAAATAAATACAAAAGATCAAAACATTAAAGACAATTTAGAATGAATAGCACCACAAGAAAAACCATTTAATAAAGTTGATAATAAATGATATTATGTAGTATGACGTGGTAATGAAAATAAAGAATGATATTTAAGTAAGTTTAATAACGATATAGATTTAAATTCTATTTCATTAAAAAGAAAACTGGATCATTATATAGAACATGATTTATTGGTTTGCCCAAAAGGTTTAGCAATAAATAGATATGATTTTACTTATGAGGCTAGTAAATGATGAGAAATAAATAGTAATTATTTTAAATCAGTTTATCGTTGAAATTTAGATACAGCAGAGCCCAATTTAGTTATTGATACTGATGGTAATGTAAAAGTTAAGGGTGAATAA
- a CDS encoding DUF2649 domain-containing protein produces the protein MQNDWIKLKEFFIHIFLFIDKTNVESITMWNLTQNEYLTLMVGVWVVILFLTWFFLWMVFKIVGYFK, from the coding sequence ATGCAAAATGATTGAATTAAATTAAAAGAGTTTTTTATTCATATATTTTTGTTTATCGATAAAACGAATGTTGAAAGTATTACAATGTGGAATTTAACGCAAAATGAATATTTAACCTTGATGGTTGGTGTTTGAGTTGTGATTTTGTTTTTAACTTGGTTTTTCTTGTGAATGGTTTTTAAGATAGTTGGGTATTTTAAATAA
- a CDS encoding lipoprotein, whose product MKKWLSIIGTIGLTATSTTTLISCEKSKKPNNNEENKPTPEPQYNPQQAQKDSNWKLIDKNNFDNEFSTKNNKSYLFLNLFDVGKYGIYLAKNNGNISQKRNNIWYLETYNPKDFVMFNTANIKSLYRWDGDSEPQLPTIDKNTGEITDWKEQKGTE is encoded by the coding sequence ATGAAAAAATGACTTAGCATAATAGGAACAATCGGATTAACCGCAACAAGCACAACAACACTAATCAGTTGTGAAAAATCTAAAAAACCAAATAATAATGAAGAAAATAAACCGACACCAGAACCACAATATAATCCACAACAAGCACAAAAAGATAGTAATTGAAAATTAATTGATAAAAATAATTTTGATAATGAATTTAGTACAAAAAATAATAAATCATATTTATTTCTTAATTTATTTGATGTAGGTAAATATGGTATATATTTAGCAAAAAATAATGGTAATATATCACAAAAAAGAAATAATATTTGATATTTAGAAACATATAATCCAAAAGATTTCGTAATGTTTAACACTGCAAATATAAAATCACTTTATCGTTGAGATGGGGATAGTGAACCACAATTACCAACTATCGACAAAAACACCGGTGAAATTACTGACTGAAAAGAACAAAAAGGAACTGAATAA
- the rsmI gene encoding 16S rRNA (cytidine(1402)-2'-O)-methyltransferase: MANKIKQYSFKSNNPKIYLIATPIGNLQEMTPRAIEVIKNNVQKIYCEDTRNTIKLLNYFNCKKQLISLNKENEMHRLTEMLNDLAQNLSIAIISDAGYPLISDPGYYAVNHILEHYPYDVIPISGANAALNAIVSSGLNPHHFLFFGFLNKAKTKKINELEKLLSLPYPIIFYEAPHRILETLKIIKTVFGDRKIAVGKEITKIHEQWYRGHLSKVLLFLQQEENVSVGEYVLVVDGVGNVTDPVIADEILVAEIDQLIIKQNYRVKQAIDFVANKYKISKNVLYNKYHQQKEQDETNRTN; the protein is encoded by the coding sequence ATGGCAAATAAAATTAAACAATATAGTTTTAAAAGCAATAATCCCAAAATTTACTTAATTGCAACTCCAATTGGTAATTTGCAAGAAATGACACCGCGAGCAATTGAAGTTATTAAAAATAATGTTCAAAAAATTTATTGTGAAGATACCCGTAACACGATTAAACTATTAAATTATTTTAATTGTAAAAAACAGTTAATTTCTTTAAACAAAGAAAATGAAATGCATCGTTTAACAGAAATGTTAAATGATTTAGCACAAAACTTATCAATTGCAATTATTAGTGATGCTGGTTATCCACTTATTAGTGATCCGGGTTATTATGCCGTTAATCATATTTTGGAACATTATCCTTATGATGTAATACCGATTAGTGGCGCTAATGCTGCTTTAAACGCTATTGTTAGTTCGGGTCTTAATCCGCACCATTTTTTATTTTTTGGGTTTTTAAATAAAGCAAAAACAAAAAAGATTAATGAATTAGAAAAGTTGTTATCATTACCATACCCCATTATTTTTTATGAAGCACCCCATCGAATCTTAGAAACATTAAAAATAATTAAAACAGTTTTTGGTGACCGTAAAATTGCCGTTGGTAAGGAAATTACAAAAATTCATGAGCAATGATATCGTGGTCATTTAAGCAAAGTGCTTTTATTTTTACAGCAAGAAGAAAATGTTTCTGTTGGTGAATATGTGCTTGTTGTTGATGGTGTGGGGAATGTTACTGACCCTGTTATTGCAGATGAAATTTTGGTTGCTGAAATTGACCAGTTAATCATAAAACAAAATTATCGAGTTAAACAAGCAATTGATTTTGTTGCAAATAAATATAAAATTAGTAAAAATGTTTTATATAATAAATATCATCAGCAAAAGGAACAAGATGAAACAAACAGAACGAATTAA
- the pth gene encoding aminoacyl-tRNA hydrolase has protein sequence MKLIVGLGNPGNEYTYTRHNIGFLAIAKLVDKFDLAKPKNAFNALIWETTINNEKVLFCQPQTFMNLSGTAVYQIKQFYKLIWEDIIVIYDDKDIPFNVIKLKKNGSSAGHNGIKDLIQKLGSENFLRIRIGIGKDFQIPTRNWVLGNFSPAQLEIINNDLLERVYQIMVQYLVKATSFDKLMSLYNGK, from the coding sequence ATGAAGTTAATTGTGGGTTTGGGGAATCCAGGCAATGAATATACTTATACAAGACATAATATTGGTTTTTTAGCAATTGCTAAGTTGGTAGATAAATTTGATTTAGCAAAGCCAAAAAATGCTTTTAATGCTTTAATATGAGAAACAACAATTAACAACGAGAAAGTTCTTTTTTGCCAACCACAGACATTTATGAATTTAAGTGGCACTGCCGTTTATCAAATTAAACAATTTTATAAATTAATATGAGAAGATATTATTGTTATTTATGATGATAAAGATATTCCTTTTAATGTTATTAAGTTAAAAAAGAATGGTTCAAGTGCTGGCCATAATGGGATTAAAGATTTAATTCAAAAATTAGGTAGTGAAAATTTTTTAAGGATTCGTATAGGAATTGGCAAAGATTTCCAGATTCCAACCCGAAACTGAGTACTAGGAAATTTTTCTCCTGCTCAGTTAGAAATTATTAATAATGATTTATTAGAAAGAGTTTATCAAATTATGGTGCAATATTTAGTAAAAGCAACTAGTTTTGATAAATTAATGAGTCTTTATAATGGCAAATAA
- the purB gene encoding adenylosuccinate lyase: MIERYFVTEIGKIWSDENKYNTWAKVELLVCEGWAQIGLIPPTDIEKIKTNLTVNLPRMLELEAETKHDVVAFTRMLSETLGPEKKWIHYGLTSTDIVDTSQNYLMKESNHIVAKYLFELKTALKEKALAYKNQLIMGRTHGMFAEPTSLGLKFLLWYAELERNMMQFEAAGSAIAVAKISGSVGNYAHVEVQVEEYVAKQLGLNLDPITTQVTSRDYHIALFTSFSKIASLLEKMALEFRHLQRSEVGEIAEGFSKSQKGSSSMPHKKNPISAENIAGLARLIRSNMNVTFENNLLWHERDISHSSNERIIIPDTYHLVVYLLKRMIGVINNLVVSPDKIIEHLQQTNQIYFSQVVLTNILKETNYSREEIYDFIQKCTLIAQQQQLDFKNVLIDNNVAKYLSLPKLEQLFDNNYFLRNIEQIYHRVLK; encoded by the coding sequence ATGATTGAACGCTATTTTGTTACAGAAATTGGAAAAATTTGAAGTGATGAAAATAAATATAATACTTGAGCAAAAGTAGAATTATTAGTTTGTGAAGGATGAGCACAAATAGGATTAATTCCTCCAACAGATATTGAAAAAATAAAAACTAATTTAACAGTAAATTTACCACGAATGTTAGAATTAGAAGCCGAAACGAAGCATGATGTTGTTGCTTTTACCCGCATGTTATCGGAAACACTAGGGCCAGAAAAAAAATGAATTCATTATGGTTTAACATCAACTGATATTGTTGATACTAGTCAAAATTATTTGATGAAAGAATCAAATCATATTGTTGCAAAATATTTATTTGAATTAAAAACTGCGTTAAAAGAAAAGGCTCTTGCATATAAAAATCAATTAATTATGGGACGTACCCATGGAATGTTCGCAGAACCAACCTCATTAGGATTGAAATTTTTACTTTGGTATGCTGAATTAGAACGCAATATGATGCAATTTGAAGCCGCAGGCTCAGCAATTGCTGTTGCAAAAATATCGGGTTCAGTTGGTAATTATGCGCATGTTGAAGTTCAGGTTGAAGAATATGTGGCAAAACAATTAGGGTTAAACCTTGATCCAATTACAACACAAGTAACATCACGCGATTATCATATTGCACTATTTACAAGTTTTAGTAAAATTGCTAGTTTATTAGAAAAAATGGCGCTTGAATTTCGTCATTTACAACGTTCAGAAGTGGGGGAAATTGCCGAAGGATTTAGTAAAAGTCAAAAAGGGTCATCATCGATGCCACATAAAAAAAATCCAATTAGTGCGGAAAATATTGCTGGTCTAGCTCGTTTGATTCGTAGTAATATGAATGTTACATTTGAAAATAACTTATTATGACATGAACGTGATATTTCACATAGTAGCAATGAGCGAATTATTATCCCCGATACATATCATTTAGTAGTTTATTTATTAAAGCGAATGATAGGTGTTATTAATAATTTGGTTGTTAGTCCGGATAAAATTATTGAACATTTACAACAAACTAATCAAATTTATTTTAGCCAAGTTGTTTTAACAAATATTTTGAAAGAAACTAACTATTCGCGAGAAGAAATTTATGATTTTATTCAAAAATGTACTTTAATAGCACAACAACAGCAACTTGATTTTAAAAATGTTTTAATTGATAATAATGTGGCAAAATATTTGTCCTTACCAAAATTAGAACAATTATTTGATAACAATTATTTTTTACGAAATATTGAACAAATTTATCACCGAGTGCTAAAGTAA
- a CDS encoding DUF3627 domain-containing protein yields the protein MSNFVKKNHNVENYFISKEFIPFTTEKASFINLPNHNRHIGFWLSNKFIYPSEKHLEQVAIGLIYDNYYSIVKYDENLKRNIWKYLTGTELINLYNQYKQNYFTKMKKALFSSEPKKVKANNNNNNLTNWSVEKEQELINDLKDLN from the coding sequence TTGAGTAATTTTGTTAAGAAAAATCATAATGTAGAAAATTATTTTATTAGTAAGGAATTTATCCCTTTTACAACAGAAAAAGCAAGTTTTATTAATTTACCTAATCATAATCGTCATATTGGTTTTTGATTGAGTAATAAGTTTATTTATCCGAGTGAAAAACATTTGGAACAAGTAGCAATCGGTTTGATTTATGATAATTATTATTCTATTGTAAAATATGATGAAAATTTAAAGCGTAATATTTGAAAATATTTAACTGGAACAGAATTAATCAATTTATATAATCAATATAAACAAAATTATTTTACTAAAATGAAAAAAGCGTTATTTTCAAGTGAACCTAAAAAAGTAAAAGCAAATAATAACAATAATAATTTAACAAATTGAAGTGTTGAAAAAGAACAAGAATTAATTAATGATTTGAAAGACTTAAATTAA